TCACTTGTCCACATTGCAAGGAATCAAAAGCTGAAACCATGCCAACAGATGCATGCCAATGGTTTTATGAATGTTCATTCTGCAACACAGTGCTAGAACCTAACAAGGGTGATTGCTGTGTATATTGCTCATTTGGAACTATTAAGTGCCCACCAATTCAAGTGGGCAGTTCATGTTGTAGTAACGGTGAATTAATATTTGAATGATCAATTAGCTAGCACCATCATTCTTTTATGCTGTGTAAATGCAATTGATATTCAGGAGGAGTTTGTTTTTCAGGGTTTTCTGCTACTTCTAATTCTCTCAGTAGGTATCCTATGAGCGCTTTTCTGGTTTTCATGCTTCTGAATGCCGCCCCTTTGAAAAGCTCATCTCTGACTAATATTTCTTGATCAGGGGTTAACATCGGGTGCGGTTTTATTATTAAATTCACATGAGTGTCCCA
The genomic region above belongs to Marinicella rhabdoformis and contains:
- a CDS encoding GDCCVxC domain-containing (seleno)protein, with amino-acid sequence MQSEPILNSTITCPHCKESKAETMPTDACQWFYECSFCNTVLEPNKGDCCVYCSFGTIKCPPIQVGSSCCSNGELIFE
- a CDS encoding WYL domain-containing protein, encoding MFLVLYRLRICPSLLDHYIVHPKNFVYAGRRWHIRAFDEMTSEYRDFNLARIKSIKPASKALDIPKDLEWDTHVNLIIKPHPMLTPDQEILVRDELFKGAAFRSMKTRKALIGYLLRELEVAENPEKQTPPEYQLHLHSIKE